The following are encoded in a window of Myxocyprinus asiaticus isolate MX2 ecotype Aquarium Trade chromosome 17, UBuf_Myxa_2, whole genome shotgun sequence genomic DNA:
- the stard9 gene encoding uncharacterized protein stard9 codes for MANVKVAIRVRPLNSRESLDGGRLAVQVEGKVVRIRNVKLEGRLDGRSEGLADSRDKLMEFGFDYCYWSVDPSAPIYASQEEVFQDLGVCVLSGASEGYNVCLFAYGQTGSGKTYTMMGTPDSMGLTPRICQGLFRSGVDTADGQSCRVEISFLEIYNECVRDLLRGVEQKKPAPLRVREHPEKGPYVQGLSQHVVTDYKQAVDLLEVGIGNRITAATHIHDASSRSHAIFTIRYTQAILENNLPSEIVSKINLVDLAGSERADPHYCRDRITEGANINKSLVTLGIVISALAQNCQMFSSNQSINSVFSEGEGSTVGSQSSSLSGSGRRHCFIPYRDSVLTWLLKDSLGGNSKTIMIATVSPSSSSYSETLSTLRYAAHARNIVNKPRVNEDANVRLIRELREEIDRLKSMLLSFEMQRNPSPSLNDEREGSLSDIVLQNELKVEQLTKDWSDSWHDKRVLLERYSVDINQDRAGVLIHSLLPHLVALEPDVLSTGVTIYHLREGVTRIGPQDENLEEPHIVLPQGSACEIENQSGVVTLKPVPGNTCMVGEREVTAPCRLAQGAVINLGGLHKFRFNHPEEAAVLRERRRTSEGGLIFNSTDLNMLSSDSRVAGAGCHENGNGSAPRQRLAEQQRYVECLREEIHLEQRRAERDLEREQACLRQQHAEIKQWILQEMQRLAAHREKGTLESGVQTDSIFPVLNGSSCQMNVEEDRAETVPLSLLMGDRKRVVQEELLKHHALRRAENRVRRKRLHYQLEKIARKRHLLEAKRELQRLENELLQGGDETPSPELGYTSKSRGCPLTFRRHSFSADLLSRLYPQHTPIFSQFLKRNRSSEFTASLAGFDCPTTWVSDECLQDQKIRRRSNTMPSRYDQGSSNWASSISESLISSVKEARSAGVTETHAVLSKSLVKKNTSDQDKLCLDSNTKATRKVLPIIKQLGTQRHSVKGTKSLSQGGSKGLETIRKVFSRSVGPGIRTALVKVFHKPPSGSRGGRGAKSLNKTGQFNEKSSKKQTVKNHIKSTMSYESLEQLSSLKQQQRHWHSAETLSTKKQWVGGQKETARWVEKSGVEDPNGSSDCDSIFSLDSLSSAYATALTEQLQLEEGDSSEAESEDSQMSQDSLVMESSGKHVTARPVLRLQNVPNFGKLPASCSSHSIRNKEEMEISKEVPAEVFWSLNGSPKLKRENDKGMAREPPHILGLVSESRPCSGASIRETENILALTDAWSSTDATESPRIKQDLHTTIESTSCQSSTSLDLSNSMNLSEELTSPRSDSTQGANTVLEEQNDTSFENTLLLDSHESSDPGFTMVQRSIEMLKDYNELTSNAEPCTTSTDTNPDGVAYTNKPIAESEPLKPTLTEALMINSCSKDVDISTSMSNLQCFPVSTCRKDLHIKEENPLSYPVHPEHSSVKSNLNLRTGCQVLAYHNAGDPEVKSSKDEQGLVCETPSRMDHPSINEENDGNDKNFRQGYEENDCFYPKQYNTMYCLRDTKDYALSIKQSENHDEEVNTFDRDNGHFGVQLGNESIIGTCQKYKDSCKASMGNMKLPKKCDVVVSDTESVQSNMDLEHSACLNVNKSAYSVISRKSVTKPLENLLTDQDLNEKEIICAPLTSDAHKALISKGHSNISRNESNTFDSGLTLTNSASLNFNENKKEDKNNAVQIMERKTFNNRYFQMSDSAIHDKISEVVKEHFNMSLIEDFGEDHNSETNKENSSSAILDGLKSEINKHKFEYENIQTENPTGGATVHLVNCDTQIKSRNSLSLRDQTVLVTKEKDAHSMERPSTEIKVEQEGHVCGNISDKMQSEVYCAIESQSIDGTNVSKSVFSCVTETSMVVNTSREKTVFSTQESKDCVDALNTAQKTDSVSKGVMEGSRITGIEPQLPCRNAQVTPSLKQTNGLEKVQKADQQIAQVVNDKTKSGLAATDIQGHKYDSRPLMHGHSKLSNETLCSPGLNKILTLSNKSKIEVSPPSESTVKHTASGVHSEGSDCSGNALDKFQQAMEESAAILPAYSEVQNENAYICPYNTISSMEHCHTTADDDTPEARPLSKLAFYEFVPGNLGKHHSCVSQDKTGTKHALEKTTPGISSSHDKDRERPVEHKHQSSRFEDFRKDPTISDLGPHSSSQSQRLQSRIVLKTCAAVKINKEPQSENQSIMEMPTKSQYKDGCIKATQNCNNQPVRNQEPPTPQKHQSTQMQKREPDKSMVKPSSPVEVYHKTPSSLNAKEHYNYRCESTDKVRGEHPTEVDDTKHVDGNVKDDRQRGKQKRYRRAHFTAPPSSSTDSTPDLSLDESTTSKIHVSSKASHTKPGLQASGRQSVVAHDRHRNLSLHERRTSSPSASSQRSLEVQSGERHTQHPNTGMPRFEFGVTMGMEAENEIIACRVEHGSTDKIQKTEVIETKDGKDMSNGSFKPILDVYVDDQAQPILHTRDSAMHFASSDINPFIHTRTAMGLNRAVHKNQAFGSAANISGQHLPLDSSNMNITRCCSVDNGLNNQNSPFSSHLRNYANLKGLSSTLSSVEDSRDQISSAPLPKEGSYSSSSSNKQTLSALRCCAYNSASVELNQSSGQVDDIVLVYSSEYESQEHGNPCQSKCDHGTQTTEVDKDLKRKSHHRRSSTQTPASKRENGVPTTWASLQNMSEHLSDLIHNTSDLLGNIQCMRTGERPPKYEHPKNFF; via the exons GCAACCGCATCACAGCCGCTACACACATCCATGATGCTAGCAGTCGATCTCATGCCATCTTTACCATTCGATACACACAG gcTATTCTGGaaaataaccttccttcagaAATTGTGAGCAAGATCAATTTGGTGGACCTGGCTGGCAG TGAGCGAGCAGACCCGCACTACTGCAGAGACAGAATAACAGAGGGAGCCAACATCAACAAATCTCTCGTCACGCTTGGCATCGTCATTTCTGCTCTTG CTCAGAACTGTCAGATGTTCAGCAGCAATCAGAGCATTAACAGTGTGTTCAGTGAGGGTGAAGGGAGCACTGTAGGCAGCCAGTCCAGCTCTTTGTCAGGCAGTGGACGCAGACATTGCTTCATCCCCTACAGAGACTCCGTCCTCACCTGGCTCCTCAAAGACAGTCTGGGCGGCAACTCAAAGACTATCATGATTGCAA CTGTCTCACCATCCAGCAGCAGCTACAGTGAGACTCTGAGCACCCTCCGCTACGCAGCTCACGCCAGGAACATTGTCAACAAGCCAAGAGTCAACGAG GACGCCAACGTAAGGCTGATCAGAGAACTGCGCGAGGAAATCGATCGGCTAAAGAGCATGCTGCTCAGCTTTGAAATG CAGAGGAACCCCAGTCCATCACTCAATGATGAGAGAGAAGGCAGCCTGTCTGATATAGTCCTACAGAATGAACTGAAG GTGGAGCAGCTGACTAAAGACTGGTCTGACAGTTGGCATGATAAGCGAGTCCTGCTAGAACGctacagtgtggacattaatcaGGACAGAGCTGGAGTCCTTATCCACTCCCTGCTGCCCCACCTCGTCGCTCTGGAACCAGACGTCCTCAGCACAGGAGTCACCATCTACCATCTTCGG GAAGGGGTGACAAGAATCGGGCCTCAGGATGAGAATCTGGAAGAACCCCACATAG TCTTGCCACAAGGTTCTGCATGTGAGATTGAGAATCAGAGTGGTGTGGTGACTCTGAAGCCTGTCCCGGGGAATACCTGCATGGTCGGTGAGAGAGAGGTCACTGCACCCTGCAGACTCGCACAAG GTGCAGTGATAAATTTAGGAGGACTTCATAAGTTCAGGTTCAATCACCCTGAAGAAGCAGCAGTTCTGAGGGAGAGGAGACGG ACCAGTGAAGGAGGTCTGATCTTCAACTCTACAGACCTCAACATGCTCAGTTCTGACTCAAG GGTTGCAGGAGCAGGTTGTCATGAGAACGGCAATGGATCAGCTCCCAGACAGCGACTAGCGGAGCAGCAACGGTACGTAGAGTGTTTACGAGAGGAGATTCATCTGGAGCAGAGACGAGCGGAGAGagatctggagagagagcaggCATGTCTCCGACAGCAACACGCTGAGA TCAAGCAGTGGATCTTGCAAGAAATGCAACGCCTTGCAGCCCACAGGGAGAAGGGAACACTGGAGTCAGGGGTTCAGACAGATTCCATTTTTCCTGTACTGAATGGTTCATCATGTCAGATGAATGTGGAGGAAGACCGTGCTGAAACAGTCCCACTATCACTCTTGATGGGTGACAGGAAAAGAGTGGTGCAGGAGGAACTACTGAAACATCACGCTCTGCGCAGGGCTGAGAATCGTGTGCGACGCAAAAGGTTACATTACCAACTGGAAAAGATTGCACGAAAGCGCCACCTGTTGGAGGCAAAGCGAGAACTGCAGAGGCTGGAAAATGAGCTTCTACAAGGGGGGGATGAAACCCCATCTCCAGAGCTGGGGTACACCTCAAAGTCCAGAGGATGTCCACTGACTTTCCGAAGACATTCCTTCTCTGCTGATCTTCTGTCCCGGTTGTACCCCCAGCACACTCCTATTTTCAG CCAGTTCCTCAAAAGGAATAGATCTTCTGAGTTTACAGCATCTCTTGCTGGCTTTGATTGCCCCACTACATGGGTATCTGATGAATGCCTCCAAGATCAAAAGATTAGAAGGCGTTCAAACACAATGCCCTCAAGATATGACCAAGGATCTTCAAATTGGGCTTCAAGTATTTCAGAAAGCCTCATAAGTTCTGTAAAAGAAGCAAGATCAGCTGGAGTGACTGAAACACATGCTGTACTCTCAAAATCACTAGTCAAGAAAAACACAAGTGACCAAGACAAGCTTTGTCTGGATTCAAACACCAAAGCCACTAGAAAAGTATTgccaataataaaacaattaggCACACAGAGACATTCAGTCAAGGGGACAAAAAGTCTCTCTCAAGGTGGCAGCAAAGGTTTGGAGACCATACGCAAGGTTTTTTCCCGCTCAGTTGGCCCAGGGATCAGGACTGCCTTGGTCAAGGTTTTCCACAAGCCACCATCAGGGTCCCGTGGTGGCAGAGGTGCAAAATCTTTGAACAAAACAGGTCAATTTAATGAGAAATCGAGCAAAAAGCAAACTGTGAAAAACCATATAAAATCGACAATGTCCTATGAAAGTTTAGAGCAGCTTAGCTCACTGAAACAGCAACAGAGGCACTGGCATAGTGCAGAAACTCTGAGTACCAAAAAGCAATGGGTTGGAGGGCAAAAAGAAACTGCCAGATGGGTTGAAAAGAGTGGTGTGGAGGATCCCAATGGATCCTCAGATTGTGACAGTATCTTCTCATTGGATTCCCTCTCATCTGCTTATGCCACAGCTCTAACTGAGCAGCTTCAGCTGGAAGAAGGTGATTCCAGTGAAGCTGAGAGTGAAGACAGTCAGATGTCCCAGGATTCCCTTGTTATGGAGAGTAGTGGGAAGCATGTTACTGCCAGACCAGTGCTGAGGCTTCAGAATGTCCCCAACTTTGGTAAATTACCAGCCTCATGTAGCTCTCACTCAATTAGGAATAAAGAGGAGATGGAAATATCAAAAGAAGTACCTGCAGAGGTTTTCTGGAGCCTAAATGGAAGTCCAAAGTTGAAAAGGGAGAATGACAAAGGCATGGCTAGAGAACCTCCACACATCTTGGGTCTAGTATCTGAATCTAGACCCTGTAGTGGCGCTAGTatcagagagacagagaataTACTTGCACTTACTGACGCATGGTCATCCACTGATGCAACGGAAAGCCCCAGAATCAAACAAGATCTACACACAACAATAGAGAGCACTAGCTGCCAAAGTTCTACAAGTCTGGATCTCTCAAACAGCATGAACTTGTCAGAAGAGCTCACCTCACCTCGTTCTGACTCCACTCAGGGTGCAAACACAGTGCTTGAAGAACAAAACGACACATCCTTTGAGAACACCCTATTGTTAGATAGCCACGAGAGTAGTGATCCTGGTTTTACCATGGTGCAAAGAAGCATTGAGATGTTgaaggattataatgagctgacTAGCAATGCAGAACCATGCACAACTTCTACAGATACCAATCCAGATGGAGTAGCATACACTAATAAACCAATTGCTGAATCTGAACCACTGAAACCCACTTTGACTGAAGCACTGATGATCAACTCTTGTTCCAAAGATGTTGACATCTCGACAAGCATGAGTAATTTACAGTGCTTCCCAGTTAGCACTTGTAGGAAagatttacatattaaagaggAAAACCCATTATCTTACCCAGTGCACCCGGAGCATTCTTCTGTAAAGTCAAACTTAAATCTTAGAACTGGCTGTCAGGTTTTAGCATACCACAATGCAGGAGATCCAGAAGTCAAGAGCTCCAAAGATGAACAGGGATTAGTATGTGAAACTCCTAGCAGGATGGACCATCCCAGTATCAATGAAGAAAATGATGGCAATGACAAAAACTTCCGGCAAGGCTATGAAGAAAATGATTGTTTCTACCCAAAAcagtacaatacaatgtattGCTTACGAGATACCAAAGATTATGCATTGTCAATCAAACAATCGGAGAACCATGATGAAGAAGTTAATACTTTTGATAGAGATAATGGACACTTTGGTGTGCAGTTAGGGAATGAGTCAATCATTGGAACATGTCAAAAGTACAAAGATTCCTGTAAAGCTTCTATGGGAAATATGAAGCTTCCAAAGAAATGTGATGTAGTGGTTTCAGACACTGAATCAGTACAGTCAAATATGGATCTGGAACACTCTGCTTGTTTAAATGTCAACAAATCTGCTTATTCAGTTATCAGTAGAAAATCAGTAACAAAGCCTTTGGAAAATTTGCTCACTGATCAAGATCTGAATGAGAAGGAAATCATATGTGCACCATTAACAAGTGATGCTCACAAGGCTTTAATCAGCAAAGGTCATAGCAATATTTCTAGAAATGAAAGCAATACATTTGATAGTGGTTTGACACTGACAAATTCTGCAAGCCTGAACTTTAATGAGAACAAAAAAGAGGACAAAAATAATGCAGTTCAGATTATGGAGAGAAAGACATTTAATAACAGATATTTTCAAATGAGCGACTCTGCAATTCATGATAAAATATCAGAGGTGGTGAAAGAACATTTTAATATGTCTCTGATCGAAGACTTTGGAGAAGATCACAACTcagaaacaaacaaagaaaacagtTCATCAGCTATTCTGGATGGTCTGAAGTCCGagataaacaaacataaattTGAATACGAAAATATTCAAACAGAGAATCCTACAGGCGGGGCTACAGTGCACTTGGTGAACTGTGACACACAAATAAAATCGAGAAATTCTTTGTCCTTGAGAGATCAGACAGTCTTAGTAActaaagaaaaagatgcacataGTATGGAGAGACCCTCCACAGAGATAAAAGTTGAACAAGAAGGTCACGTATGTGGGAATATCAGCGATAAGATGCAGTCAGAGGTATATTGTGCCATCGAATCACAGAGCATAGATGGGACAAATGTGAGCAAATCAGTGTTTTCTTGTGTAACAGAAACCTCTATGGTTGTGAATACATCCAGAGAGAAAACTGTTTTCTCTACCCAAGAGAGCAAGGATTGTGTTGATGCTTTAAACACTGCTCAAAAGACAGATTCAGTGAGCAAAGGGGTTATGGAGGGTAGCAGAATAACAGGAATAGAACCACAGCTTCCATGTAGGAATGCACAAGTGACTCCATCGCTGAAGCAGACAAATGGGTTAGAAAAAGTCCAGAAAGCTGACCAGCAGATTGCTCAGGTAGTCAACGACAAAACAAAAAGTGGGTTGGCTGCTACAGACATCCAAGGGCACAAATATGACAGTAGACCACTTATGCATGGACATTCAAAACTTTCAAATGAAACTTTGTGTTCACCAGGTCTTAACAAGATTTTAACTTTGTCCAATAAAAGCAAAATTGAGGTGTCTCCACCCTCTGAATCTACAGTGAAACATACTGCCTCAGGTGTGCACTCTGAAGGGAGTGATTGCAGTGGAAATGCACTTGATAAATTTCAGCAAGCCATGGAAGAAAGTGCTGCAATATTACCTGCTTATTCAGAGGTACAAAATGAAAATGCATATATATGCCCATATAATACAATATCAAGCATGGAACATTGCCACACAACAGCTGATGATGATACTCCTGAAGCCCGACCTTTAAGCAAGTTAGCGTTTTATGAATTTGTGCCAGGAAACCTTGGAAAACATCACAGTTGTGTGAGCCAAGATAAAACTGGTACCAAGCATGCCCTCGAAAAAACTACCCCCGGTATCAGTAGTAGTCATGATAAGGACAGAGAAAGACCTGTGGAGCACAAACATCAGAGTTCCAGATTCGAAGATTTTAGAAAAGATCCCACTATTTCAGATTTGGGCCCTCACAGTTCCTCACAGTCACAAAGACTTCAATCGCGCATTGTGCTAAAAACCTGTGCGGCTGTAAAAATCAACAAGGAACCACAATCAGAGAATCAGTCAATCATGGAGATGCCGACTAAGTCTCAGTATAAAGATGGTTGTATCAAAGCAACTCAGAACTGTAACAACCAACCTGTGAGAAACCAAGAGCCACCTACGCCTCAAAAGCACCAGTCAACACAAATGCAAAAAAGAGAGCCTGATAAATCTATGGTCAAACCCTCATCACCTGTTGAGGTGTATCACAAAACTCCTTCCAGTCTAAACGCAAAGGAACATTATAATTACAGATGTGAATCAACAGACAAAGTTAGAGGAGAACATCCCACAGAAGTGGATGATACAAAACATGTTGATGGCAATGTTAAAGATGATAGGcagagaggaaaacaaaagcgatACAGAAGGGCCCATTTTACGGCACCTCCAAGTTCATCTACTGACTCAACACCTGATTTATCTTTGGATGAGAGTACCACATCTAAAATTCATGTGTCTAGTAAGGCGTCTCATACCAAACCTGGTTTACAGGCTTCTGGCAGACAAAGTGTTGTTGCTCATGACAGACACAGAAATCTTTCACTCCATGAACGCAGAACATCTTCACCTTCAGCAAGCAGTCAAAGATCGTTAGAAGTGCAATCAGGAGAAAGACACACCCAGCATCCAAACACTGGTATGCCACGCTTTGAGTTTGGAGTCACCATGGGTATGGAAGCTGAGAATGAGATAATTGCATGTCGGGTAGAGCATGGTTCCACTGACAAAATACAAAAGACAGAGGTGATTGAAACAAAGGATGGAAAAGACATGAGTAATGGTTCTTTCAAACCTATTTTAGATGTTTATGTGGATGACCAAGCACAGCCAATCTTGCATACAAGAGATTCCGCAATGCATTTTGCCTCAAGCGATATTAACCCCTTTATTCATACAAGAACTGCTATGGGGTTGAACCGAGCAGTCCACAAAAACCAGGCTTTTGGAAGTGCTGCCAATATTTCCGGCCAGCACTTGCCGCTAGATAGTTCAAACATGAACATAACTAGGTGTTGTAGTGTAGACAATGGCTTAAATAATCAAAACTCCCCTTTCAGTTCCCATTTGAGAAATTATGCAAATCTTAAAGGGCTCTCTAGCACACTGAGTAGTGTTGAAGATTCAAGAGATCAAATTTCTTCAGCGCCTCTGCCGAAGGAAGGTTCATATTCTTCTAGTAGTTCAAATAAGCAGACCCTATCAGCTTTGAGATGTTGCGCTTACAATAGTGCCTCAGTGGAGTTAAACCAAAGTTCAGGTCAAGTTGATGACATAGTACTGGTCTATTCCTCCGAGTATGAATCTCAGGAACATGGAAATCCCTGTCAAAGCAAATGTGATCATGGCACACAGACCACTGAGGTTGATAAGGACCTTAAAAGAAAGAGCCATCATAGAAGAAGCAGCACTCAGACACCAGCGTCCAAACGAGAGAATGGTGTGCCGACCACATGGGCAAGTCTTCAGAACATGTCTGAACATCTCTCTGACCTGATACACAACACGTCTGATCTACTGGGGAACATACAGTGTATGCGAACAGGGGAACGACCACCAAAATATGAGCATCCTAAAAACTTTTTCTAA